From Quercus robur chromosome 8, dhQueRobu3.1, whole genome shotgun sequence:
CAACAGGATAGGTCCCGTTTTGCTCTATTTACATGGACGGCTTCGCTGATTTGGATGCGTCGAAACAAGCTTCGATTAGAGGAAGATACAATCCCATTGGAGAAGATCAACTTTATGGCTTGTGAAGGTCTTCAGTAGTATCAGCAACTGCGTCCAATCCATACCAAGATCCCACGCATAGCGAGGTCAGTCAGATGGCGCCCTCCACCATCAGGTCTACTTAAAGTTAACTTTGATGGGGCATTAGGCAGAAGAAAACAAGGCTGGCCTTGGTATTATAATCTGTAACGATGATGGATTTGTTCTGGCTGCTTTAACACAACAGATTCCACTACTTGCTTCAATAGAGATGGTGGAAGTGCTAACAGCGCACCGAGCTCTTTGGTTTGCAAAGGAGTTGGGTTTTCAAAGATTGATAGTTGAAGGTGATTCCGAAGTCATTATTAACTCAATCAATGGTGGCAATATGACTCAGTCTGAGTCTGGGCATATCTTACAAGACATtacttttctttgttctttttttagtcATGTATCTTTTCATCATATCAAGAGGCAAGGGAATTGTGTGGCTCATAGACTAGTTAGACGAGCTGTAACTAATCCTTTGGATGTTTGGATGGAGTCTGTTCCTCTAGACACGACTGATGTTTACAATTTTGATCTTCGTTTTACTACTCAATAACACTCCCCATTGATAggggtttctcaaaaaaaaaaagaaaaagaaaaaagagttttcGTTACTTTATCAGTTAATTTAGTATAGTTTACTAGATGTGCATAGTAGTTCTTCTCCAGGTGCACCTAAtatgttcctaaaaaaaaagaaaaaaaaaaaaagggtgcacCTAATATCTTATGATGATCCCTTTCAAAGCTAAAAACCATCAGCCTCAACTAAGAAATATATGCTAGAACCGGTTGGATTGTCCGAAATTTAGCTAACTTGAATAAGCTAGGATAAGCTAAAGCTCAATCCCAAGTTCAACTAACCCTGAGTGCTTGAGCCCATACGTGACAGTATACCCCTAATCATGGTTCTAATAGGAATATTCCCAGGCAAAAACATATATACACGTACATAAATGTAGGGTTATAAATGAGCCGAGTTTTGTCAAGTAGTGCATGTTCAAGCTTGGCTCATCAGGAAAATTCAAAAGCTCAAGCTTGGCTCAAGCTTGTGACAAGCCTAGAAATAGTGTTTGAGCTTGAGCTTGTGAGAAAGCCAAAAAACTTGAGTTGAGCTTGACTTGGCTTGATTACTTAGTCAAGCCAAGTTCAAGTTTAATATTAAGCTCAAACTTGTGTTCAAATTAAGCTTTTGAGGTtgagatctaaaaaaattacattattaaatctttaaatctctaaaattaagagcaaaaaaatagtatactcattttatcatgcatcTAATTCTACGTATGATTAgccattatttaaattaaaattttacataattaaattcatccATTCGTCATTTGTTGTTTATAGTTTTAGCAATTgttcaaaacacaatttttacattcacaTTAGATGGTGAAAAACTAGAAAAGCACTTGCTTGTAACtattatgaatgaaaaaatatatgtttcatAACTTTACTTTAGATGATTGATAGGAAATGATCATATGTGGCCCATTTAATtcactaatttatttttaaatgtaacaaGAGTCTAAAATTGTTCTTGATCAATTTAGAGGAAAGGAAAAAATCAAGGCAACGGGTAGAGTCTAACATGTTTCATAATTTTACTTTAGATGATTGATAGGAAATGATCATATGTGGCCCATTTAATTAActtacttatttttaaatataactaGAGTCTAAAATGGTTTTTGATCAGTTTAgaggaaatgaaaaaattaaggCAATGGGTAATGGTCCCATGTTAGTCATGTCATTATTAAGATATGTGTAATAAGTATATTCACGTAACACgtataaacttataaataagCCCATGCTTGAATTGTTTTGTATCGCGCCTAATAACTCACGAGCTTGTTCGTGAACAAATATTTTTGCTTGGGTTCTACTTGTTTATTAAATGagcctaaaactaaggctcCAGCTTggtttatttataaacaaacaaatatgaatgaattttttattgaacCGAGTTCGAGTTATTCACGATTGGCTTAGCTCACTTACAGCCCTACATAAATGCTTGTGTGTGCACGCAACTATATAGAGGCATTAGATGCACAGATATCCACATTTAATGAAATATGGCAGCAATGCAAGTGTTAATATCCCATGCCGTGTACATGACAAGCTTGCAGGGTTAAACTGTATACAATCCAATATTGAACAGAAGCAAGccacaaaaattttaacaaaaacctGTAATAATACTGAAAACTGAAGAATAAAGTACCAGCAGAAGCCAGTTGATGCAAGCATCTACAATTATCAAGACAAAATGCCTATCCTTGCTTGAGTTCTTCAACAACTCCTGCAGCTAACTGTTCATGCAAAAGCAGAACATTAAGTATTAAATCAAACCCTCCAGTAATTGAGCAACTATCCAATTATCAATCTGAACTTAAGAAAAAGTAAGGTAAAGCAGCTATTGCATTCTTTTTTCCTGTTCTTTTAATCTATATTGaggagggggaaaaaagaaaaggagaacagTACAAATGTTTTTCCTTGATCTAAACATTTAATACACACATACAAATGGGTCCCTTGATCCATTGATCTAAACACTCAAAACGTCCAGCAATGGACAACTTCCAACACTATCATGATGccgcaaatttttttttttaaaaaaaaggagtgACGGGGCGGTGTGGGAAGAGATATATCACAAACACCCCTAATAAATGAATCCAGCATTATTTCTGGAAGATACACAGATCATAGGAACATTGTTCCTCTTATCATCTATAAATGTGCCATGGATCTTTAGGTGGCTGAAATTACCAATAGTCTCCACACGAACAACTCCCATCCTCAAAATAATGGAACCGATTTGAATCCCTTACTATTATTTTCCTTTGAACAAtctttgaaataaatttaatggCAGTGTGGCAATCTACACAAGTTCTTAAATTCTTGAAAACCCTGATTGTCGTTCCTGGTGGAGTTGAAATGATTCCAAATGCAACTGCAAGCTTCTCACTGTGGTAGGAgagattttgttctttttgctcCTCCTCAACATCatgtaatacaaaatttgtgtcaGGGACATATCCTTTTTCCTTCATCTGCTTTGACAACTCCCCTAAAAAGTTATGTATATCATATGATTTTGGGTGGGACTTATCCCCAACTAAGAATTcatgtttttctctcttaatctcAATCCAACTCAAACCTGGTTTCTTTACCACCCCTTTGTCATCCATAGCTTTTCTAACCTTTGCCACCTCACCCCACATACCAGCAGTAGCATAAATGTTGGCCAGGGTAACATAGGTAGCTGGATTCTCAGGCTCTATCTCAAATAATGCTTCTGCTGCTCGCTTTGCCAACTCAAGGTTTCTATGAATTCTACAACCACCAAGTAAGGAAGCCCACAAGAATTTATCAGGCTTCATGGGCATTTTGTCAATAATATTCTCAGCTTCTCCAAACCGGCCAGCTCGGGCCAATAAATCAATTATACAAGCATAATGATCTGCTGTATGTTTTAATCCATGTTTTTCCTTTATTGAGTGGAAATATTCAAGTCCTTTATCAACTAATCCAGCATGGGTACAAGCAGAAAGAACCCCAACAAAAGTAATGTGGTCAGGCTGAGTACCTGATTTGAGAAGCAATTCAAACAATTTAAGAGCCTCATTTGGTTGACCATTTTGAGCATATCCAACAATCAAGGAAGTCCATGAAACTAAATCTGGTCGAGGCATCCCTTTAAATACCCTTTTTGCATCCTCAATGTTCCCACACTTTGAATACATATGAACAAGAGCACTTGCTGCAAATGAAAAGGGATCAAACCCTATCCGAGTCATGTAACCATGAACCTGCTTGCCCAGGTCCTCTGCAGCATGATCAGCACAAGCATTTAAAACCCCAGCAAACGTAAAATCATTAGGCCTAATCCCCGATCTCATAAACTCTGAGAACAAATCAAATCCCTTTTCCCTCCTCCCATCctcaaaatatttatcaatcaTTGCTGTCCAAGAAACAACATCCTTATCTACCATCTTGTCAAAAATGTGCCTAGCCTCCTCAATACTCCCGCATTTCCCATACATATCTGATAAAGCACTCCAAACCACTTCATCCGAGTCCAATCCAATCCGCACTATATTTCCATGAATCTCTTTTCCCATACGTAAATTCGGAATCGCTGCTGAGGCCGCAAGAGCACTAGTTACCGTGaacttatttgattttgaattctCATGTCTTAACATCATTCTATACAATTCCAAAGCCTCTTTAGGTCGAGCATGGTGAACATACCCCGATATCATAGCAGTCCACGAAAAATTATCTCTTTCtggcatttcatcaaacaagtTTCTAGCTTCATCAAGCTTCCCCACTTTTGCATACCCAGATATCATAGTGTTCCAAGAACACAAATCCCTTTCatgcatttcatcaaacactttCTGGGCATCCCTCAAACTCCCACATTTCACATACATATCAAGAAAACGATTACAAATGAAAACCCCGGGAACAAACCCGGAAGCTTTAGTGTGAGCATGAACCTTCTTGCCCTCTTCAAGAGCACGATGCTGGGCACAAAGTTGAATGAGATTCGAATATATCGAAGCAGAGGGCGGTTGGTCTATTTGACTAAGCAACTGTACAGCTTCTCTTAAGCGCTTTTGGTCACATAAGTGGGATATGAGTGAGTCCTTGGTATTGGATTGGAAGAAGGTTTTGTGAGAAAGAGGGTGTTTGTTTAGCTGGGTCTTTTGAGAGGAAAATGAGTAGGTTCTTCTAGGGGATAACAGAGACAAAGAATGAGGAATTTTGAAATTCAGAAATTTCATAGTTGAGACAGAGCTTCTCAACAGTTCACTACAAAATCTTTCAAGAAACCCAGTCCATGAGAGTCCCTCTTTCCTATAACTTCCTCTAATGTTTCATAGGGAGCACCAGCAAGTAGCAACTGCCAAAAGCTGATAATCACATTAGTCCAAATCATACTATATATTGAAGATACACGTTTGAAATAGAGATTGAAGTgcacataaaataaaatcaaagtaATAGCTCACCTCATTcacctaaaaaatataaaaacgcttttgattttctcttcACATACTACATTTTTCTCACCTAACAAGCAGAAAACTATCCAAAATACAACATTGAAAACTGCATTTCTTTACTTCATGGTTTTTTAAGACAAGCAAGACAAAACTGAGCCAATGTATGATAGGCTTAAaagattatatttttaaaagtttccCACAATTCCATAACCAAACAGAGcattaagcaaaataaaattctGGGTTCTTGCTtatcgggaaaaaaaaaaaaaaaaaaaaattctgggttATTGAAATGAAAGAGGAATGAAAGCAAAAAGTACCTCTGGTACAAAAGGATGgccttgatgatgatgatgaagttgTTTCTGTTGTTATTGATGATGATGAGTACTCATAGAGACTGAGACTTGAGAGCTTGAACGAACCGTAAAAGAATGTCGAAGAGAAGTGCGTAGGATAAGCAGTGAATGCGTGCGATACGAGTTGggacttttatgaaaaatggtAAA
This genomic window contains:
- the LOC126694918 gene encoding pentatricopeptide repeat-containing protein At4g37170, producing the protein MKFLNFKIPHSLSLLSPRRTYSFSSQKTQLNKHPLSHKTFFQSNTKDSLISHLCDQKRLREAVQLLSQIDQPPSASIYSNLIQLCAQHRALEEGKKVHAHTKASGFVPGVFICNRFLDMYVKCGSLRDAQKVFDEMHERDLCSWNTMISGYAKVGKLDEARNLFDEMPERDNFSWTAMISGYVHHARPKEALELYRMMLRHENSKSNKFTVTSALAASAAIPNLRMGKEIHGNIVRIGLDSDEVVWSALSDMYGKCGSIEEARHIFDKMVDKDVVSWTAMIDKYFEDGRREKGFDLFSEFMRSGIRPNDFTFAGVLNACADHAAEDLGKQVHGYMTRIGFDPFSFAASALVHMYSKCGNIEDAKRVFKGMPRPDLVSWTSLIVGYAQNGQPNEALKLFELLLKSGTQPDHITFVGVLSACTHAGLVDKGLEYFHSIKEKHGLKHTADHYACIIDLLARAGRFGEAENIIDKMPMKPDKFLWASLLGGCRIHRNLELAKRAAEALFEIEPENPATYVTLANIYATAGMWGEVAKVRKAMDDKGVVKKPGLSWIEIKREKHEFLVGDKSHPKSYDIHNFLGELSKQMKEKGYVPDTNFVLHDVEEEQKEQNLSYHSEKLAVAFGIISTPPGTTIRVFKNLRTCVDCHTAIKFISKIVQRKIIVRDSNRFHYFEDGSCSCGDYW